One genomic segment of Epinephelus fuscoguttatus linkage group LG19, E.fuscoguttatus.final_Chr_v1 includes these proteins:
- the LOC125879460 gene encoding neuropeptide B-like, with amino-acid sequence MDMPAKLVFPIVVISVLVACSPTEAWYKQMAGPSYYSVGRASGLLSGIRRSPYIRRAEPQPSDGEELATNSVFPEFTAQSYILKTMPVCIKDITPNLQSCELFQATKGSFKCKADIFLTLDSADCAAD; translated from the exons ATGGACATGCCCGCTAAACTCGTGTTCCCCATCGTGGTGATCTCCGTGCTGGTGGCTTGCAGTCCGACGGAGGCGTGGTACAAGCAGATGGCCGGTCCGAGCTACTACTCAGTGGGCAGGGCGTCCGGGTTGCTGTCCGGAATCCGGAGGTCACCGTACATCAGGAGAGCCGAGCCGCAGCCGTCAGACGGCGAAGAACTGGCGACTAACAGCGTGTTTCCTGAGTTCACTGCGCAGAGTTACATCCTGAAGACGATG CCCGTTTGCATCAAAGACATCACACCAAACCTGCAGAGCTGTGAACTCTTCCAGGCAACGAAGGGTTCATTTAAGTGCAAAGCGGACATCTTCCTCACTCTGGACTCCGCAGACTGTGCAGCAGACTGA
- the LOC125880076 gene encoding B-cell receptor CD22-like, producing the protein MHVEPRNLMWTLMPLFLAGALCSQWKVVYQQQHICAVRGSSVVILCSFYYADELRGKRFMWGIVKSNLLSGRFISGRNLGKFSSRFQYIGDKHHNCSLKIHQVEHNDAGKYAFTFITNSKESKWPGPSGSTLKVVDLNILVTKPDGNRRTKEGDSVNLTCLNSCDGGNLSSAFTWFKNGELINEGPILYLSNMSIATSGSYTCSLEAHTGTASGVVNIDVEYGPKNTSVSARPLTEVCAGSNITLVCSSRANPPVKIYTWFKRNNDDIMDVEHQPVFLPGAGGQYFCSATNKHGSQNSSVVTVTIKPCWITFTRDALIIAAFALLLIGTTVITIKRLHKKRTWTTNTDCEEEDTEDADYVNWLNCDSQSQEGNQREGETAEVIYTAVYFNKKRKSNMEQQMDDHNDVIYIAVCRNQLPNPSYVEPP; encoded by the exons ATGCACGTTGAACCCAGGAACTTGATGTGGACATTGATGCCACTTTTTCTGGCTG GTGCTCTTTGCAGTCAGTGGAAAGTGGTGTATCAGCAGCAGCATATCTGTGCAGTGAGAGGCTCGTCTGTTGTCATTCTTTGTTCATTTTACTATGCTGACGAGCTGAGAGGGAAGAGATTCATGTGGGGTATTGTAAAGTCTAATCTTCTCAGTGGTCGCTTCATTTCTGGCAGGAACCTGGGAAAATTCAGCTCAAGATTTCAGTATATTGGTGACAAACATCACAATTGTTCTTTAAAGATACACCAAGTGGAGCATAATGATGCAGGAAAATATGCCTTCACATTTATAACGAACTCCAAAGAAAGCAAATGGCCTGGCCCATCTGGCTCAACATTAAAGGTTGTTG atttgaacattttgGTGACTAAGCCTGATGGGAACAGAAGAACAAAGGAAGGCGACTCTGTGAATCTGACCTGCTTAAACAGCTGCGATGGCGGTAACCTTTCGTCTGCTTTCACCTGGTTTAAGAATGGAGAACTCATAAATGAAGGACCTATACTTTATTTAAGCAACATGTCCATCGCTACCTCGGGAAGCTACACTTGCTCTCTAGAAGCACACACAGGAACAGCTTCAGGAGTCGTAAATATTGATGTTGAAT ATGGCCCTAAGAACACTTCAGTGTCCGCCAGACCATTGACGGAGGTGTGCGCTGGCAGTAACATCACCCTCGTCTGCAGCAGCCGTGCAAACCCTCCAGTGAAGATCTATACTTGGtttaaaagaaataatgatGATATAATGGATGTCGAACACCAGCCTGTGTTCCTCCCTGGTGCTGGTGGTCAGTATTTCTGCAGTGCCACCAACAAACATGGAAGTCAAAACTCTTCTGTTGTGACTGTGACGATCAAAC CATGTTGGATAACATTTACCAGAGATGCACTTATCATTGCTGCTTTTGCTCTGCTTCTGATTGGGACCACTGTTATCACCATCAAAAG ACTCCACAAAAAAAGGACTTGGACAACAAATACAGACTGTGAGGAGGAAGACACTGAG GATGCAGACTACGTCAACTGGCTCAACTGTGACAGTCAATCACAAGAGGGAAATCAGCGTGAGGGAGAAACAGCAGAAGTCATCTATACAGCTGTATACTTcaacaagaaaagaaagtcaAACAT GGAGCAGCAGATGGACGACCATAATGATGTCATTTACATCGCAGTGTGCAG GAACCAACTGCCGAACCCTTCATATGTTGAGCCTCCctaa